In Pseudomonas alcaliphila JAB1, a single window of DNA contains:
- the purH gene encoding bifunctional phosphoribosylaminoimidazolecarboxamide formyltransferase/IMP cyclohydrolase: MTDQTTLLPVRRALISVSDKTGVLEFARELAALGVEILSTGGTYKLLKDNGVAAVEVADYTGFPEMMDGRVKTLHPKIHGGILGRRAIDGAVMDEHGIKPIDLVAVNLYPFEATVAKPDCDLADAIENIDIGGPTMVRSAAKNHKDVAIVVNTGDYAGIVASLKAGGLSYAQRFDLALKAFEHTAAYDGMIANYLGTIDQAAGTLSTEGRGAFPRTFNSQFIKAQEMRYGENPHQSAAFYVEAKKGEASVSTAVQLQGKELSFNNVADTDAALECVKSFVKPACVIVKHANPCGVAVVPEDEGGIRKAYDLAYATDTESAFGGIIAFNRELDGETAKAIVERQFVEVIIAPKISAAAREVVAAKANVRLLECGEWPAERAAGWDFKRVNGGLLVQSRDIGMIKAEDLKIVTQRAPSEQEIHDLIFAWKVAKFVKSNAIVYAKNRQTVGVGAGQMSRVNSARIAAIKAEHAGLPVPGAVMASDAFFPFRDGIDNAAKAGITAVIQPGGSMRDNEVIAAADEAGIAMVFTGMRHFRH, encoded by the coding sequence ATGACCGACCAGACCACCCTTCTGCCCGTCCGCCGCGCGCTGATCAGCGTTTCCGACAAGACCGGTGTCCTCGAATTCGCTCGCGAACTGGCCGCCCTCGGTGTCGAGATTCTCTCCACCGGCGGTACCTACAAGCTGCTCAAGGACAACGGCGTAGCCGCAGTGGAAGTGGCTGACTACACCGGCTTCCCGGAGATGATGGACGGCCGCGTGAAAACCCTGCACCCGAAGATCCACGGCGGCATCCTCGGCCGTCGCGCCATCGACGGCGCGGTGATGGATGAGCACGGCATCAAGCCGATCGACCTGGTCGCGGTCAACCTCTATCCCTTCGAAGCCACCGTGGCCAAGCCTGATTGCGACCTGGCCGACGCCATCGAGAACATCGACATCGGCGGCCCGACCATGGTCCGCAGCGCGGCGAAGAACCATAAGGACGTCGCCATCGTGGTCAACACCGGCGACTACGCCGGCATCGTCGCCTCCCTCAAGGCCGGCGGCCTGAGCTACGCCCAGCGTTTCGACCTGGCGCTGAAGGCCTTCGAACACACCGCTGCCTACGACGGCATGATCGCCAACTACCTGGGCACCATCGACCAGGCGGCGGGCACTCTGTCCACCGAAGGCCGTGGCGCCTTCCCGCGTACCTTCAACAGCCAGTTCATCAAGGCGCAGGAAATGCGCTACGGCGAGAACCCGCACCAGAGCGCGGCGTTCTACGTCGAAGCGAAGAAGGGCGAAGCCAGCGTCTCCACCGCCGTGCAGCTGCAAGGCAAGGAACTGTCGTTCAACAACGTCGCCGACACCGACGCCGCGCTGGAATGCGTGAAGAGCTTCGTCAAGCCGGCCTGCGTCATCGTCAAGCACGCCAACCCCTGCGGCGTGGCCGTGGTACCGGAAGACGAAGGCGGCATCCGCAAGGCCTACGACCTGGCCTACGCCACCGACACCGAATCGGCGTTCGGCGGCATCATCGCCTTCAACCGCGAGCTGGATGGCGAGACCGCCAAGGCCATCGTCGAGCGCCAGTTCGTCGAAGTGATCATCGCCCCGAAAATCAGCGCTGCCGCCCGTGAAGTGGTGGCCGCCAAGGCCAACGTGCGCCTGCTCGAATGCGGCGAATGGCCGGCCGAGCGTGCTGCGGGTTGGGACTTCAAGCGCGTCAATGGTGGTCTGCTGGTGCAGAGCCGCGACATCGGCATGATCAAGGCAGAAGACCTGAAGATCGTCACCCAGCGCGCGCCGAGCGAGCAGGAAATCCACGACCTGATCTTCGCCTGGAAAGTGGCCAAGTTCGTCAAATCCAACGCCATCGTCTACGCCAAGAACCGTCAGACCGTGGGTGTCGGTGCCGGCCAGATGAGCCGCGTCAACTCCGCGCGCATCGCCGCGATCAAGGCTGAGCACGCTGGCCTGCCGGTGCCCGGCGCCGTCATGGCCTCCGACGCCTTCTTCCCCTTCCGCGACGGTATCGACAACGCCGCCAAGGCCGGCATCACCGCGGTGATCCAGCCCGGTGGCTCGATGCGCGACAACGAAGTGATCGCGGCGGCCGACGAAGCCGGCATAGCCATGGTGTTCACCGGCATGCGCCACTTCCGCCATTGA
- the fis gene encoding DNA-binding transcriptional regulator Fis: MTLMTETLVSGIAPVSDNTSLKQHLNTPSEEGQTLRGAVEKALHNYFAHLEGADVTDVYNLVLTEVEAPLLETVMNHVKGNQTKASELLGLNRGTLRKKLKQYDLL, encoded by the coding sequence ATGACGTTGATGACAGAGACCCTAGTGAGTGGAATTGCACCCGTGAGTGACAACACCAGCCTTAAACAGCACCTGAACACGCCGAGCGAAGAGGGCCAGACCCTGCGCGGCGCCGTGGAGAAGGCGCTGCACAATTACTTCGCCCATCTCGAGGGCGCGGACGTCACCGACGTGTACAACCTGGTGCTCACCGAAGTCGAAGCGCCGCTGCTGGAAACCGTCATGAATCACGTGAAAGGTAACCAGACCAAGGCTTCCGAGCTGCTCGGCCTGAACCGCGGTACGCTGCGCAAGAAGCTCAAGCAGTACGACCTGCTGTAA
- the dusB gene encoding tRNA dihydrouridine synthase DusB, whose amino-acid sequence MSAPRIGPYTLPNRLILAPMAGVTDRPFRQLCRRLGAGLVVSEMVTSDVRLWNSRKSSLRLLHAGDPEPRSVQIAGGDPQMMADAARKNVELGAQIIDINMGCPAKKVCNKAAGSALLRDEPLVREILDAVVGAVDVPVTLKIRTGWDRQNKNGITVAKIAEDAGIAALSVHGRTRADLYTGEAEYDTIAAIKQAISIPVFANGDIDSPQKAKAVLDATGADALLIGRAAQGRPWIFREIEHYLRTGETLPAPSLLEVERILLEHLAALHAFYGELMGTRIARKHVGWYLATLPGAREFRAQFNRLDSTDAQCAHVRAFFRERHNDGNEVAA is encoded by the coding sequence ATGTCGGCCCCACGTATTGGCCCTTACACATTGCCCAATCGGTTGATCCTGGCTCCCATGGCCGGCGTCACCGATCGCCCGTTCCGCCAGCTGTGCCGCCGTCTCGGTGCCGGCCTGGTGGTATCGGAGATGGTCACCAGCGATGTGCGCCTGTGGAATAGCCGCAAGTCCAGCCTGCGTTTGCTGCACGCCGGTGATCCCGAGCCGCGCTCGGTACAGATCGCCGGTGGCGACCCGCAGATGATGGCCGACGCAGCACGCAAGAACGTCGAGTTGGGCGCGCAGATCATCGACATCAACATGGGCTGCCCAGCCAAGAAGGTCTGCAACAAGGCCGCCGGCTCCGCCCTGCTGCGTGACGAGCCGCTGGTACGGGAAATCCTCGACGCCGTGGTCGGTGCGGTGGACGTGCCGGTGACCCTGAAGATTCGCACCGGCTGGGACCGGCAGAACAAGAACGGCATTACCGTGGCGAAAATCGCCGAAGATGCCGGCATTGCTGCACTGTCCGTACACGGCCGCACCCGCGCCGACCTTTATACCGGCGAAGCCGAGTACGACACCATCGCTGCCATCAAGCAGGCGATATCGATTCCGGTGTTCGCCAATGGCGACATCGACTCGCCACAGAAGGCCAAGGCCGTGCTCGACGCCACTGGCGCCGACGCCCTGCTCATTGGTCGCGCCGCCCAAGGGCGGCCGTGGATCTTCCGTGAAATCGAGCACTACCTGCGTACCGGCGAAACCCTGCCGGCGCCGAGCCTGCTCGAAGTGGAACGCATTCTGCTAGAGCACCTGGCTGCACTGCACGCCTTCTATGGCGAATTGATGGGCACGCGTATCGCCCGCAAGCATGTCGGCTGGTATCTGGCAACCCTGCCGGGCGCCAGGGAGTTTCGCGCCCAATTCAACCGTCTGGACAGTACGGACGCACAGTGCGCCCACGTTCGCGCGTTCTTCCGCGAACGGCACAACGATGGAAACGAGGTGGCCGCATGA
- a CDS encoding DUF3426 domain-containing protein, producing the protein MSESHVTQCPNCRTSFRVSQAQLAAAHGAVRCGACLHVFNAAEQLFGPRAAAPASAAAKTVSAPAAAQPDTRTRPPASKPADDTLWIHDDLDLDSLNLDEELARLEEQEQQLSQQFLALEQAPRYAENFGSRATDEPDDVHDEAWAEALLRDEPVKRERDSFELQPTEEQPEPITAPEPKAAIEFAPPATSRKQQPIADDLDEAVEPRLGDLDDEQTEPEHQDEDLRTAPEEPKVVRNEPGLREERLFELDDEPLQLDWRQPQGTSWGRLFGWGLLNLLAVGGLLAQYAAYNFDELARQDRYRPWFEQLCPNIGCTLPSKVDISQIRSSNLVVRSHPEFSGALIVDAILYNRASFAQPFPLLEMRFADLGGQLVASRRFKPSEYLAGELAGQSEMPPQTPIHISLDILDPGTRAVNYSLSFHSPE; encoded by the coding sequence ATGAGCGAAAGCCACGTCACCCAGTGCCCCAATTGCCGTACCAGCTTCCGCGTCAGCCAGGCGCAGCTGGCTGCTGCCCATGGCGCAGTACGCTGCGGTGCCTGCCTGCACGTGTTCAATGCTGCCGAGCAACTGTTCGGCCCGCGTGCCGCCGCACCTGCGTCAGCGGCAGCCAAAACGGTGAGCGCTCCGGCCGCAGCTCAGCCCGACACACGCACCAGGCCACCAGCGAGCAAGCCCGCCGACGATACCCTGTGGATTCATGACGACCTCGACCTGGACAGCCTCAACCTCGATGAGGAACTGGCCAGACTGGAGGAGCAGGAACAGCAGCTGTCGCAGCAGTTCCTCGCACTGGAGCAGGCGCCGCGCTATGCCGAGAATTTCGGTAGCCGCGCGACGGACGAGCCCGACGACGTGCATGACGAAGCCTGGGCCGAAGCCCTGCTGCGTGACGAGCCGGTGAAGCGCGAGCGCGACAGCTTCGAACTGCAACCGACTGAAGAGCAGCCTGAACCGATCACCGCACCTGAGCCCAAAGCGGCCATTGAGTTCGCCCCTCCCGCCACATCCCGCAAGCAGCAGCCCATCGCCGATGACCTCGACGAAGCCGTTGAGCCGCGCCTGGGTGATCTCGACGACGAGCAGACCGAACCGGAGCACCAGGACGAAGACCTGCGCACGGCACCTGAAGAACCCAAGGTAGTGCGCAACGAGCCGGGGCTGCGCGAGGAACGTCTGTTCGAACTGGACGACGAACCCCTGCAACTCGACTGGCGCCAGCCACAGGGGACATCATGGGGTCGCCTGTTCGGCTGGGGCTTGCTCAATCTGCTGGCGGTTGGCGGCCTGCTGGCACAATACGCTGCCTACAACTTCGATGAGCTGGCACGCCAGGACCGCTATCGCCCCTGGTTCGAACAACTGTGCCCGAACATCGGCTGCACCCTGCCCTCGAAAGTAGACATCAGCCAGATTCGCAGCAGCAACCTGGTGGTACGCAGCCACCCGGAGTTCTCCGGCGCACTGATCGTCGACGCCATCCTCTACAACCGCGCCTCCTTCGCCCAGCCCTTCCCGCTGCTGGAGATGCGCTTCGCCGACCTGGGCGGACAACTGGTCGCCAGTCGTCGCTTCAAACCCAGCGAGTACCTGGCCGGCGAGCTGGCCGGACAGAGCGAGATGCCACCGCAGACGCCCATCCACATCTCCCTGGACATCCTTGATCCGGGCACCCGCGCGGTGAACTACAGCCTGAGCTTCCACTCGCCCGAGTAG
- the prmA gene encoding 50S ribosomal protein L11 methyltransferase, which translates to MPWLQVRLAITPEQAETYEDALLEVGAVSVTFMDAEDQPIFEPDLGTTPLWSNTHLLALFEADTDETALLAHLQLLCGGALPEHHVERIEDQDWERSWMDGFQPMRFGQRLWIVPSWHAAPQPDAVNLLLDPGLAFGTGTHPTTALCLEWLDGQNLDNCSVLDFGCGSGILAIAALLLGAPQAAGTDIDPQALEASRDNASRNGIDPARFPVYLPADLPQQPADVVVANILAGPLVSLAPQITALVKGGGRLALSGILAEQAEEVRAAYASAFDLDPTAVKDGWVRISGVKR; encoded by the coding sequence ATGCCCTGGTTACAAGTCCGTCTCGCCATCACACCTGAGCAGGCAGAAACCTACGAGGACGCCCTGCTGGAAGTCGGCGCTGTGTCGGTAACCTTCATGGACGCCGAAGATCAGCCGATCTTCGAGCCGGATCTGGGCACCACCCCGCTGTGGTCGAACACCCACCTGCTGGCCCTGTTCGAGGCCGACACCGACGAAACCGCACTGCTCGCCCACCTGCAACTGCTGTGCGGCGGCGCACTGCCGGAGCATCATGTCGAGCGCATCGAGGATCAGGACTGGGAACGCAGCTGGATGGATGGCTTCCAGCCGATGCGCTTTGGCCAGCGCCTGTGGATCGTGCCGAGCTGGCACGCCGCGCCGCAGCCGGACGCGGTCAATCTGCTGCTCGATCCGGGCCTGGCCTTCGGCACCGGCACCCACCCGACCACCGCACTGTGCTTGGAATGGCTCGACGGCCAGAATCTGGACAACTGCAGCGTGCTCGACTTTGGTTGCGGCTCGGGCATCCTCGCCATCGCCGCCCTGTTGCTCGGCGCGCCGCAGGCAGCGGGCACCGATATCGACCCGCAGGCGCTGGAAGCCTCGCGCGACAATGCTTCGCGCAACGGCATCGATCCGGCGCGCTTCCCGGTGTATCTGCCTGCCGACCTGCCACAGCAGCCTGCCGACGTGGTCGTCGCCAACATTCTCGCCGGCCCGCTGGTTTCTTTGGCACCTCAGATCACCGCGCTGGTCAAAGGCGGTGGACGCTTGGCGCTGTCGGGTATCCTCGCCGAACAGGCCGAGGAAGTCCGCGCAGCCTACGCAAGCGCCTTCGACCTCGACCCGACGGCCGTCAAGGACGGCTGGGTGCGCATCAGCGGCGTCAAGCGCTGA
- the accC gene encoding acetyl-CoA carboxylase biotin carboxylase subunit, with the protein MQKLEKVLIANRGEIALRILRACKELGIKTVAVHSTADRELMHLGLADECVCIGPAPGSLSYLNIPAIISAAELTGATAIHPGYGFLAENADFAEQVENSGFAFIGPKADTIRLMGDKVSAKEAMIKTGVPVVPGSDGPLPEDEEEALRIAREVGYPVIIKAAGGGGGRGMRVVHKEEDLIKSAKLTRTEAGAAFGNPMVYLEKFLGNPRHVEVQVLSDGQGNAIHLYDRDCSLQRRHQKVIEEAPAPLIDEKARAEVLKRCVDACVEIGYRGAGTFEFLYEDGRFYFIEMNTRVQVEHPVTEMVTGIDIVKEMLSIAAGNKLSIKQEDVKILGHSVECRINAEDPDNFMPSPGKVKHFHAPGGNGVRVDSHLYSGYSVPPHYDSLIGKLITFGKDRDEAMARMRNALDEIVVDGIKTNVPLHRDLTRDKGFVKGGVNIHYLEKKLGMDKH; encoded by the coding sequence ATGCAGAAGCTGGAAAAAGTCCTGATCGCCAACCGTGGCGAGATCGCCCTGCGTATCCTGCGTGCCTGCAAGGAGCTGGGTATCAAGACGGTGGCCGTGCACTCCACCGCCGACCGCGAACTGATGCACCTGGGTCTGGCCGACGAATGCGTCTGCATTGGCCCGGCTCCTGGCTCGCTGTCGTACCTGAACATCCCGGCGATCATCAGTGCCGCCGAGCTGACGGGCGCTACCGCCATTCACCCGGGCTACGGTTTCCTGGCCGAGAACGCCGACTTCGCCGAACAGGTGGAGAACTCCGGTTTCGCCTTCATCGGCCCGAAAGCCGACACCATTCGCCTGATGGGCGACAAGGTATCGGCCAAGGAAGCCATGATCAAAACCGGCGTACCGGTGGTTCCCGGCTCCGACGGCCCGCTGCCGGAAGACGAGGAAGAAGCACTGCGCATCGCCCGTGAAGTGGGCTACCCGGTGATCATCAAGGCCGCTGGCGGCGGCGGTGGTCGCGGCATGCGCGTGGTACACAAGGAAGAAGACCTGATCAAATCGGCCAAGCTGACCCGCACCGAAGCCGGTGCTGCGTTCGGCAACCCGATGGTCTATCTGGAAAAGTTCCTCGGCAACCCGCGCCACGTTGAAGTCCAGGTGCTGTCCGACGGCCAGGGCAACGCGATTCACCTGTATGACCGTGACTGCTCGCTGCAGCGCCGTCACCAGAAAGTGATCGAAGAGGCTCCGGCCCCGCTGATCGACGAGAAGGCCCGCGCCGAAGTGCTCAAGCGCTGCGTCGATGCCTGCGTCGAGATCGGCTACCGTGGCGCCGGCACCTTCGAGTTCCTCTATGAAGACGGTCGTTTCTACTTCATCGAGATGAACACCCGCGTTCAGGTGGAGCACCCGGTCACCGAGATGGTCACTGGTATCGACATCGTCAAGGAGATGCTCAGCATCGCCGCTGGCAACAAGCTGTCGATCAAGCAGGAAGACGTGAAGATCCTCGGTCACTCGGTCGAGTGCCGGATCAACGCCGAAGACCCGGACAACTTCATGCCCAGCCCAGGCAAGGTCAAGCATTTCCATGCTCCGGGCGGCAATGGTGTTCGCGTCGATTCGCACCTGTACAGCGGCTACAGCGTTCCACCGCACTACGACTCGCTGATCGGCAAGCTGATCACCTTCGGCAAGGACCGTGACGAGGCCATGGCCCGTATGCGCAATGCCCTGGACGAGATCGTGGTCGATGGCATCAAGACCAACGTGCCGCTGCACCGCGACCTGACCCGCGACAAGGGTTTCGTCAAAGGTGGCGTGAACATCCATTACCTGGAAAAGAAACTGGGTATGGACAAGCACTGA
- the accB gene encoding acetyl-CoA carboxylase biotin carboxyl carrier protein — MDIRKVKKLIELLEESGIDELEIKEGEESVRISRHSKQPAYAPQPFYAQAPAPAAAPVAAAAPSAEAAPAAAPKLNGTVARSPMVGTFYRAASPTSGNFVEVGQTVKKGDILCIVEAMKMMNHIEAEASGVIESILVENGQPVEYDQPLFTIV; from the coding sequence ATGGATATCCGTAAAGTCAAGAAACTGATCGAGCTGCTGGAAGAGTCCGGTATCGACGAGCTGGAGATCAAAGAGGGCGAAGAGTCCGTACGCATCAGCCGTCACAGCAAGCAGCCTGCCTACGCTCCGCAGCCGTTCTATGCTCAAGCCCCCGCTCCGGCCGCTGCACCTGTCGCCGCAGCCGCACCGAGCGCCGAAGCTGCCCCGGCCGCCGCACCGAAACTGAACGGCACCGTCGCTCGTTCGCCGATGGTCGGCACCTTCTATCGCGCCGCTTCGCCGACTTCGGGCAACTTCGTCGAAGTCGGTCAGACCGTGAAGAAGGGCGACATCCTGTGCATCGTCGAAGCGATGAAGATGATGAACCACATCGAAGCCGAAGCCAGCGGCGTGATCGAGTCCATCCTGGTGGAAAACGGCCAGCCGGTTGAGTACGACCAGCCCCTGTTCACCATCGTTTGA
- the aroQ gene encoding type II 3-dehydroquinate dehydratase, whose translation MATLLVLHGPNLNLLGTREPDKYGATTLAEINQDLERRAREAGHHLLYLQSNAEYELIERIHAAKGEGVDFILINPAAFTHTSVALRDALLAVSIPFIEVHLSNVHKREPFRHHSYFSDVAVGVICGLGASGYRLALEAALEQLTGRA comes from the coding sequence ATGGCCACCCTACTGGTGCTGCACGGCCCCAATCTGAATCTGCTGGGCACCCGCGAGCCCGACAAATATGGCGCCACCACCCTCGCCGAGATCAATCAGGATCTGGAGCGCCGCGCCCGCGAGGCTGGCCACCATCTGCTGTACCTGCAGAGCAATGCCGAGTACGAGCTGATCGAGCGGATTCATGCCGCAAAGGGTGAAGGTGTCGACTTTATCCTGATCAATCCCGCCGCTTTTACCCATACCAGCGTCGCATTACGTGACGCATTGCTGGCGGTGAGCATCCCATTCATCGAAGTGCACCTGTCCAACGTGCACAAGCGTGAACCTTTCCGCCATCACTCCTATTTTTCCGACGTTGCAGTAGGGGTGATCTGCGGCCTTGGCGCCAGCGGTTATCGGCTGGCCCTGGAAGCGGCACTCGAACAACTGACCGGGCGCGCCTGA
- the dsbD gene encoding protein-disulfide reductase DsbD: MSLCRLLLPLLLLCLSLPASANLFDQRPAASPIGAPLNNSSDFLPVREAFKLSLVSSDAQAVTVRFVAAEGYYLYRHRFNFSVEPADLVLGDAQLPAGEAKHDEFFGDVEVYYGVLDIRVPLDNPDNRPLRLQVGYQGCADKGLCYPPETEFIEIGDIPAATSGDVAPVATGWNWKELALFFLGGLALTFTPCVLPMLPILSGVVLRGQLGGLRSLTLSLAYVLPMAACFAILGTLMGLFGAGLNLQARLQSAWVLVPFAAFFAFFALAMFGLFELRLPRFISEPLDRLAGKTHGGSHLNAALLGVLSSLLVSPCVSAPLVGALLYISASGDALGGGLKLLALGLGMGTPLVLFAVGGGALLPKTGTWMVTVRNAFGVLLLAVSVWLLERVLPGSLSLALWGLLAGGAAVFLGALEFGPKTHRQKLGQIAGLALLVYALAAWVGALQGATDPLKPLGQLQAGASQSSAKSGAWQTLSSPAELDAALAEAKAGGQPLLLDWYADWCISCKVIEREVFGNAEVGSKLAGWRLIRFDITESNAAQRALLDRYKLFGPPAIQLFAGNGDELLDLRVVGEVNAATFAGRLDQASNRQAGR, encoded by the coding sequence ATGTCACTGTGTCGACTGCTGCTTCCCCTGCTTCTGCTCTGCCTGAGCCTGCCCGCCAGCGCCAACCTCTTCGACCAGCGCCCTGCTGCCTCGCCGATTGGCGCACCGCTGAACAACAGCAGCGATTTCCTGCCGGTGCGCGAAGCCTTCAAGCTGAGCCTGGTGAGCAGCGATGCACAGGCAGTGACGGTGCGCTTCGTCGCGGCCGAGGGCTACTACCTCTATCGCCATCGCTTCAATTTCAGCGTCGAACCGGCGGATCTGGTGCTCGGCGACGCCCAATTGCCAGCAGGCGAAGCCAAGCACGATGAATTCTTCGGCGATGTCGAGGTGTACTACGGCGTGCTGGATATCCGCGTGCCGCTGGACAACCCGGATAACCGCCCGCTGCGCCTGCAGGTGGGCTATCAGGGCTGCGCCGACAAGGGCCTGTGCTACCCGCCGGAAACCGAGTTCATCGAGATCGGTGATATACCTGCCGCCACCAGCGGTGATGTGGCACCGGTCGCGACAGGCTGGAACTGGAAAGAGCTGGCGCTGTTCTTCCTCGGCGGTCTGGCACTGACCTTCACCCCCTGCGTGCTGCCGATGCTGCCGATACTCTCCGGCGTGGTACTGCGCGGCCAGTTGGGTGGCCTGCGCAGCCTGACGCTGTCACTGGCTTATGTCCTGCCGATGGCCGCCTGCTTCGCCATTCTCGGCACGCTGATGGGGCTGTTCGGCGCGGGCCTCAATCTGCAGGCTCGCCTGCAATCGGCCTGGGTATTAGTGCCTTTCGCCGCCTTCTTCGCCTTCTTCGCGCTGGCCATGTTCGGCCTGTTCGAGCTGCGCCTGCCTCGTTTCATCAGTGAACCTCTGGATCGCCTGGCAGGCAAAACCCATGGCGGCTCGCATCTGAATGCAGCCCTGCTCGGCGTACTCTCCAGCCTGCTGGTCAGCCCCTGCGTTTCGGCGCCGCTGGTCGGTGCCCTGCTTTATATCAGCGCCAGTGGCGATGCCTTGGGCGGCGGCCTGAAGCTGCTCGCGCTCGGCCTCGGTATGGGTACGCCGCTGGTGCTGTTCGCCGTTGGCGGAGGTGCGCTGCTGCCGAAAACCGGCACCTGGATGGTCACGGTGCGCAATGCCTTCGGCGTGCTGCTGCTGGCCGTTTCGGTGTGGCTGCTCGAGCGCGTACTGCCGGGCAGTCTCAGTCTGGCCCTGTGGGGCCTGCTGGCGGGTGGCGCGGCGGTATTCCTCGGTGCGCTGGAGTTCGGCCCCAAAACGCATCGACAGAAGCTCGGCCAGATCGCCGGTCTGGCACTGCTGGTTTACGCGCTGGCCGCCTGGGTCGGTGCCCTGCAGGGCGCGACCGATCCGCTCAAACCGCTCGGCCAGTTGCAGGCCGGCGCCAGCCAGAGCAGCGCCAAGAGCGGTGCCTGGCAAACCCTGAGCAGCCCCGCCGAACTGGACGCCGCACTGGCCGAGGCCAAAGCCGGCGGCCAACCGCTACTGCTGGACTGGTACGCCGACTGGTGCATCAGCTGCAAGGTCATCGAGCGCGAGGTGTTCGGCAATGCCGAAGTAGGCAGCAAACTGGCCGGCTGGCGCCTGATCCGCTTCGATATCACCGAAAGCAACGCCGCCCAGCGCGCCCTGCTGGACCGTTACAAGTTGTTCGGCCCACCTGCCATCCAGTTGTTCGCCGGCAATGGTGACGAATTGCTCGATCTGCGTGTCGTAGGTGAGGTCAATGCCGCCACCTTCGCAGGGCGCCTGGATCAGGCCAGCAACCGCCAGGCAGGTCGTTGA